A genomic segment from Amycolatopsis camponoti encodes:
- a CDS encoding DUF2235 domain-containing protein, translating to MKKRLVICCDGTWNSLKQPARTNVAKVWDAVPGEAPDGVRQLTCYLKGVGAGLPWLGHLAGGAFGWGLSANVRDAYRFVVENYAPGDDLYFFGFSRGAYTARSTVGLIRNCGVLRPDHADRIGEAYRLYRDRDVATGPDSPAAVRFRAEHACEKVTPIRFIGVWDTVGALGIPLSGGRLLHLINRRWQFHDMTLSSTVRSAFQALAVDEHRKSYVPAVWQPSFKRAEQNQEREQVWFTGAHSDVGGGYQEHDLSDIALRWLANRAERCGLGFDPGAFGDLADANAEGELHNSLNAFFRLFGSADRPIGKADEPSESLASSARDRHQAMAYSPANLATYLEGSPKITTV from the coding sequence ATGAAGAAACGACTGGTGATCTGCTGCGACGGGACGTGGAACTCCCTCAAGCAGCCGGCTCGGACGAACGTCGCGAAGGTGTGGGACGCGGTGCCCGGCGAAGCCCCGGACGGCGTGCGCCAGCTGACCTGCTACCTCAAGGGCGTCGGCGCCGGGCTGCCGTGGCTGGGTCACCTGGCCGGCGGGGCGTTCGGCTGGGGCCTGTCGGCCAACGTGCGGGACGCCTACCGGTTCGTCGTCGAGAACTACGCGCCCGGCGACGACCTGTACTTCTTCGGGTTCAGCCGCGGTGCCTACACCGCGCGCAGCACGGTCGGGCTCATCCGCAACTGCGGAGTCCTGCGTCCCGACCACGCCGACCGGATCGGCGAGGCGTACCGGCTCTACCGGGACCGCGACGTGGCGACCGGGCCGGACAGTCCCGCGGCCGTGCGGTTCCGCGCCGAGCACGCCTGCGAGAAAGTGACGCCCATCCGGTTCATCGGGGTGTGGGACACAGTCGGCGCGCTGGGCATCCCGCTCAGCGGCGGCCGCTTGCTGCACCTGATCAACCGGCGCTGGCAGTTCCACGACATGACGCTGAGCTCGACCGTCCGGTCGGCCTTCCAGGCACTGGCGGTGGACGAGCACCGGAAGTCCTACGTCCCGGCCGTCTGGCAACCCTCGTTCAAGCGCGCGGAGCAGAACCAGGAACGCGAGCAGGTCTGGTTCACCGGCGCGCATTCCGACGTCGGCGGCGGGTACCAGGAGCACGACCTGTCCGACATCGCCCTGCGGTGGCTCGCGAACCGCGCCGAGCGGTGCGGCCTCGGCTTCGACCCGGGCGCGTTCGGCGACCTGGCCGACGCGAACGCGGAAGGCGAGCTGCACAACTCCCTCAACGCGTTCTTCCGGCTGTTCGGCTCGGCCGACCGCCCGATCGGCAAGGCGGACGAGCCGTCGGAGTCCCTGGCGTCCAGCGCCCGCGACCGGCACCAGGCGATGGCGTACTCGCCCGCGAACCTCGCGACCTACCTCGAAGGCAGCCCCAAGATCACCACGGTTTGA
- a CDS encoding alpha/beta fold hydrolase produces the protein MREHRITANGIDLNVAIGGEGPALLLLHGFPHTWRVWSAVLPHLTPHHRVIAPDLRGLGGTTRADGGYDAGTLAADAEALLDALGEPAATVAGIDAGAPPAFLLGMRRPERVHRLVLMESLLGRLPGAEDFLAGGPPWWFGFHAVPDLAETVLTGHEAEYIGWFLDAGTRGGVPRELRDHFVAAYTGRDALRCAFAHYRAMPESARQIAEAVATGRLTVPTVAIGAHPVGETLARQLRPVTDVLESHVLDDCGHIIPLDRPDALVPLLKSGDFARTGHR, from the coding sequence GTGCGCGAACACCGGATCACCGCGAACGGCATCGACCTCAACGTCGCCATCGGCGGCGAAGGACCCGCTCTCCTGCTGCTGCACGGGTTCCCGCACACCTGGCGCGTCTGGAGCGCGGTGCTCCCGCACCTGACCCCGCACCACCGCGTCATCGCCCCCGACCTGCGCGGGCTCGGCGGAACCACCCGCGCCGACGGCGGTTACGACGCCGGCACCCTCGCCGCCGACGCCGAAGCCCTCCTCGACGCCCTCGGCGAACCGGCGGCGACGGTCGCCGGCATCGACGCGGGAGCCCCGCCCGCGTTCCTGCTCGGCATGAGGCGGCCCGAGCGGGTCCACCGGCTCGTCCTCATGGAGTCCCTGCTCGGCCGCCTTCCCGGTGCCGAAGACTTTCTCGCCGGCGGGCCGCCGTGGTGGTTCGGGTTCCACGCCGTCCCCGACCTCGCCGAGACGGTCCTGACCGGGCACGAAGCCGAGTACATCGGCTGGTTCCTCGACGCCGGCACCCGCGGCGGCGTGCCCCGCGAACTCCGGGACCACTTCGTCGCCGCCTACACCGGCCGCGACGCGCTGCGGTGCGCGTTCGCCCACTACCGGGCCATGCCGGAGAGCGCGCGGCAGATCGCGGAAGCGGTCGCGACCGGCCGGCTCACCGTGCCGACGGTGGCGATCGGCGCCCACCCGGTGGGCGAAACCCTCGCGCGGCAGCTGCGCCCGGTGACCGACGTCCTCGAGTCCCACGTCCTCGACGACTGCGGCCACATCATCCCGCTGGACCGCCCCGACGCCCTCGTTCCACTGCTGAAGTCCGGCGATTTCGCCCGTACCGGCCACCGGTGA